DNA from Synechococcus sp. CBW1108:
CCCATAGCTGGAGCTACCCAGCACCGGAGCCGTGATGCTGGCCGGCGGCAGCCGGTAGCCACTGGCTTTCGCTGCAGTGCATCACAGCAGCTGATGGGTTGGTGATGACGATCCTGCCAATCAAATGGTCTGGATATAGGCCTTGCCGTTGCCCAGCGTGTTGGCAGCCGGCGAGAGGATGCCGTCATAGATCGCGCCATTCAACCGCATAAAGCCATCACCTTCTGCTTTGGCAGCGCTTTCCCCATTGCCTGTCAAGGTGGCAGCACTGGCCAGGATGTTGCCGCCGTAACCGATATAGATCCCATTTCTCTGGTTGTTGGCGGCCGTCAGATCACCGCCATAGATGGAGCCGCCATAATTTGTCGAGAAGCCGTTCTGGTTATTACTGGAGGCGTTAGCGGCAGAGGCGAAAATCGTTCCGCCGTGTCTGATGATCACACCGCTCTGGAGATTGTTTGCTGCCGTTGCTCCTTTAGCCAGAATCGAGCCGCCGTAGAAGCAGATGATGCCATTGTTGAAGTTATTGGCTGCCATCGCATCCATGGCGTTGATCGAGCCGCCATGGCAGTTGGCAATGCCATCACCATTGCAATTGGAAATCGTGGCCTGGTAGGCCTGGATCGAACCGCCGAAATAGGTCCTGATCCCATCGCTTTTGGTATTGGTCACCGTTACGGCTTCTGCGCAGATGGAGCCGCCATAGCCGGTGGCGATACCAAGCCTCCCGAAGTTATGGACCGCCACTGTCTGGCCCAGATTGATTGAGCCGCTTGATGCTTTGTCGATATAGAGGCTCTGCTGGATGCGCAGTGGGTCCTTACCACCGGCCAGCACCCCATCGGTGTAGGCCGTTCCATCGCCGCGGATCAAAAGCTTGTCGACGGTGACACCGCCACCGAGGTCACAGCGCAACCCATCACAGCCGTTGAACTGCCATTGGCTCCGGTAATACGCCTTGAGTTTCGCGTCATTGAAGGATTCGGAGCTTGTGGAATAGCCCTTGCCACCACCGCCATTGAGGCTCGTGCCGGTTGGCCGGGTGCCGCTGGTGCTGGTGCCCTCGATGCTGATCTGCGTTCCCTGGGGATGGTTGAGATTCAGCTCCTTGGAGAAGGTGTAGGCCCCATCGGCGATTGAGATGGTGACAAAGACACCATCGGCCAGCAGCAGCCCTCTGAGGAAGGCCATGGCCCGATGGGGGCTGGCCCAAGGAGCGGTCTGGCTGCCATCACCGGTTGTGTCACTGCCTGTTGTGGCGACATGCAGGGTGAGATCGGCTATCAGCAACCAGGCGGCAGGGGTGTAGAGCAGGCCATCGCTGCCGGCACCGGTGATGTTGCCGGCGTCAGTAGAAGGGGTCGTTGGACCTGGCGCCCCTTGGGGACCGGCAGGTCCCCTGATGTTCTGGGTCTTGCTCCAGGGCATTGCTCAGTCCTCCAGCAGGTAGAAGGCGCCGCTGATCCCATCGAGGTAGTAGTCACCGGGGGCCGCTGCGGCGATGGTCCCGGGTGGGCCATCACCGTTGAACCAGCGGCTGCCACCACCACCTGTTGGGGGTGGTGGGATGGGTTCGGGCTGCCAGATCGGGCAGCCCGCCAGGCTCACCAGCAAGGACGCCGTGATGCCATTGCCGCTGAGTTCAACCTGGACCGTGTAATCGCTGCGGCCTGCGTAGCTGTGCTGCAAGCGAGCATTGCCGTCAGCGGCTGCAGGCCAGGGCAGGGTTTCCGTACGGCCATCACCCCAGTCCAGCGTCACCGCATTGGGGGGAGTCAGGCGCGGGTTGAGCAGCAGCTCGATCGGGATCAGGCCGCCTGACTCCTGGACAGCCGGCTGCCAGCTCAGCTCGAGGTCGGCAGCAGGGATCGGCGCACGGCCAAACCCCAGCTGCTCCCAACGCTGCACCTCATTGGGCGGCACCCAGAGCGGCTGACCCGGGCAACCGCTGGGCGGCAGCAGGCGGACCAGCTGGGCGCTGATGCCACTGCTGCTGATTGCTGGGGTGCGTGTCGCACCGAGAGGTGCGCTCTGTGGCGTCGCACCGAAAGGTGCGCTCTGCTGTGTCAGCGAGGAGGTCATGGATGGGCAGCGAGCCGGTGCGCGGTGCCCCAGCTCAACCGCTATTGCCGATCGCCACGCACCTGCGCGCATTGTTCCAGCAGAGCCGGAAGCTCCACCTGCACCACATCCCAGACAATCTCCAGGTCAATGCCGAGGTAACCGTGGATTAGCTGGTTACGCATGGCTACGATCTGCCGCCAAGCGATAGCTGGGTTGGCATCACGCACCTCCTGCGGAATACGGGTGGCCGCTTCTCCGATCAGCTCGATGTTGCGAAGGACCCCGTCTTGCAGGAGCTGATCAGCTGCAAAGACATCCAGGCTGAGATCAGCGCAATAGCTGATGGCACGGGCCGCAAATGTCTCCATATCGTGGAGATACAGCTGCCAGTCCCTCTGGGGGCCCCGCTCAGATGGTGATGGCATCGGCTTCCACAGCGGGACGCAACTCCTCCCGCAGAGCCTTCTCACTCACGAGATCCACGGAGCAGCCGAGCA
Protein-coding regions in this window:
- a CDS encoding right-handed parallel beta-helix repeat-containing protein, whose protein sequence is MPWSKTQNIRGPAGPQGAPGPTTPSTDAGNITGAGSDGLLYTPAAWLLIADLTLHVATTGSDTTGDGSQTAPWASPHRAMAFLRGLLLADGVFVTISIADGAYTFSKELNLNHPQGTQISIEGTSTSGTRPTGTSLNGGGGKGYSTSSESFNDAKLKAYYRSQWQFNGCDGLRCDLGGGVTVDKLLIRGDGTAYTDGVLAGGKDPLRIQQSLYIDKASSGSINLGQTVAVHNFGRLGIATGYGGSICAEAVTVTNTKSDGIRTYFGGSIQAYQATISNCNGDGIANCHGGSINAMDAMAANNFNNGIICFYGGSILAKGATAANNLQSGVIIRHGGTIFASAANASSNNQNGFSTNYGGSIYGGDLTAANNQRNGIYIGYGGNILASAATLTGNGESAAKAEGDGFMRLNGAIYDGILSPAANTLGNGKAYIQTI
- a CDS encoding DUF86 domain-containing protein is translated as METFAARAISYCADLSLDVFAADQLLQDGVLRNIELIGEAATRIPQEVRDANPAIAWRQIVAMRNQLIHGYLGIDLEIVWDVVQVELPALLEQCAQVRGDRQ